The genomic stretch cATCAACTTTCCCTGGACGGTGCCCACAGCGGACGCCTGGAGCTCTCGTCGGCTTTCCAGTCATCCAGATGGAAGATAACGTTGTGAGAATGAGGTAGATGAGATCAGGAGTGGCTAGCAATTTTTAGAGAGGCCGATTAGTTCAGATTTTTTGAGGTGTTTCTATTTTGGAGAATACCTAAATCATCAAATTTACAATACGATTTTGGCTAatctcttagagatgctctaacatCGATGTCAAACCGACTCCATAACATATACGGAGAAAAAAATCAATAAGGACTGTCCCATGAAGAAGCCATAGGCACCTAGCTCCTAATTTTATGCAAAGACATTGTGTTGGATTATTTTGCCTGCACACATGCCATGAGTTTACAGCTTTTCCCTGTGTATCGAACCAAACAGCCCCTCGGCGCTTTGACTATTGAAATTGTAACGACCCCTTCCTTCCACCCCAGGAAAAATGATAGGAAATAGGAATTCTAAAGGCCCCTTGTTAGAAAAACGAAATTTCCTCTAGGagaaaaaattttcatcaaaaATTCTCATCCAAAAAGACCATTGGAAATTTTGTTACAATTCTAGAGACATTGAGACAGACTGTTGAACAATTGTAACATCTGAGATGAGTGTTACAGTTGTAAAGAATGGTTCGATGGGTTGAAGCAATGGAAACAATTAACAAGTATTGGAGCCATCGAGTCAatgagagcatctccaacagttatgcaattggactttgcattcttcaaatttgccaaaaaccttaaaaattgctctccaacagttttgcatttgacttatgcattttggcaaacttggcatttgatggaccaaacttggcatttttgcatagacACAATGGCTTGGCAATTTTGATATCCCAAGAATCTTGGACTCCTTGTCGTGTCCATACTCCCCACGTCGCGGTAGTTTCCCGCGATACGAGTCCTCACGCGCGACTATTCTCTTTCCCCCGTGTGCCGCTTCCTTTTTCTGCGTACCGCCTCCTTTTCTTGCAGCGACGCGAGGCTAAGAGATCCATCGCCGCCTCCTCTCCTTCCTTCATGCGACGCTACGCCAGCTAGGAGATCCATCGTCTGAGACCTCGAGCCTGAGATCGATGAACGTGGTCTCGAGACGACTTGGACCAAGTGGCGACGTGGACTTGCGGGACGACACGGTCAAGCGACGCGCGAGACAATTGGCACGACGGGCGAAGGAATTGCGTGTGACGGGCGCCCACGCGACGTGCGAGAAAATTTGCCGCGAAGATGATTCCCGGACAAAAATAGTTGGGTCCACTATTTTGGAAAATGTcaagtcaaaaatgccaaacacttggagataaACTTATTTTTCCTTTGGCAAAATGTTTAGGGATTTggcaaactccaacaaatggcaaatttcaattgcataactgttggagatgctcgtaCAATGCTCTCATGAGTTAACAAAAGAGAATTGAAGGCTGTTAGGTACATGCCACCCCATGATGCAATGCTTTACATGATCTAACAGAATAAAACAAAAGATAGCCAAACCCTGTAGTATGAGGAACCAACATTCCACTTCAAATTTGTCATTGTTTCTTTCATGTACCAGTATATTCATCTTTAATCACAAGTATTTAGCGACAACGCATGAAAGTTAGAGATTGCTGAGACCAAGGAACTCTGTAAAGCTCGGATACTTGGGCTGCCATCCGAGCTCTGCCCGAGTTTTGGAGTTCTCCATCCTCTTCCCCAGCGGACCATCAGTCCCTACAGCATGCAGCTATATATGTTAATTAAGAGCCCAAATGATTTAATCAGGAATTCATGAAAGCAGCCAAAAATGCTAGTATATGACTGACTAACCAGTGAAGCCCTGAAACTGTGTCTCAAATTTCCCGCTTCTGTTGACACGGTCCATAATCTCTAGCCTGCAGCATCAAAATTGACAGCACACAAGTATTTGCAGCAAAATCATTGCTGGTGGGAAGAAAGGGAACTGAAGAAGATGAACTTTGGCAGTGACCTGGACAGAGGCTCATTGTCACAGCCCACAAAGATGCGGCTCCGTAATCTCTTTTTCATGATGGCAATTGCAAGAGAGGCTGCATCCTGTAAATAACATAAGGCAGAAAATTGTAAATGCAAAACACATAAACATACACCCTGACATATTAATCAGATAGATGTAATCAAGAAACAAATCTAGTCATATCAGTGCAATGGTTGAATTTGAAAAGGTGTTTGATAAAGTTGAGCACAATCTCATGCTTCAGGTAATGCAATGCAAAGGCTTTCCTGCTAAATGGCTTGATTAGATGAAAAGCATCTTTGACTCTGGAACCTCTTCAGTGCTCCTCAATGGAGTACCTGGTAAGGTCTTCCACTGCAAGCATGGGGCTAGGCAGGGTGATCCATTATCGCCTCTTTTATTTGTCTTGGCAGCAGATCTGCTACAGTCACTCCTCAATTCTGCAAAGAACCAAGGACTGATTAAACTGCCCATTCCCCTAACTCATTGCCAGGATTTTCCAATTCTTCAGTATGCCGACAATACTCTTACTTTCATGCAAGAGTGTGCCaggaagcttttctttctcaaGGCATTCCTAAATTCCTTTGCAGAATCTACAGGCCTGAAAGTTAACTATGCTAAATTGATGATGGTCCCCATTAATGTTTAGAAGAGAAGTTTACTCGGCTTGTAAACACTTTTGGTTGCTCCAAGGGTCCTCTACCTTTTACCTATTTGGGTTTGCCTCAGAGCTTGACTAAACCTTGTGTAGCTGATTTTTGGCCTTTGGTCTCAACGGTGTGAAAGAAGGTTAATGAGTACCTCCACCTTCTTAAGTCAGGCAGGATGTTTGGAGCTTACAAATGCTATTTTTTTCAGCCCTTCCATCGTTTTCTATGTGCACCTCCAGTTTACCTAAAACTATTATTAAGCAAATTGATAAGTTTTGTAAGCACTGCCTTTGGCGTGGTTCAAATCTTAGTGATAAGAGGTCTCCAAAGGCTGCCTAGCCGATGGTGTGTTTGCCCAAGGATGAAGGGGGGCTAGGAAATTTGAAGACTCAGAATCTTGAGTGACAGCTTATCACTCAAGAATCTTCACAAAttttttaataagcttgatatacCTTTGGTGCATCTGATTTGGGAGAGGCATTACTCTAAGGGTCTTCTACCTATCCAAGAAAGAAGAGGTTCCTTCTAGTGGAGGGATATTCTTAAGCTCCTGCTGGTTCATCCTGCTTCTTAAGATTGGACCTCTGGCATGGACATCTTCTCCAACAGTCCTTCCCTGAATTGTTCTCCTTTTCCAAGAATCCCAATATCTCAGATCAAAGTGCAAGGCTAACAACACAACTCCAATTACTCTTTCACTTGCCCCTTTCGGTGGAGGCTTTTGCTCAATTCCAAGTTTTCTCTTCTATTAGGCCACGTTCGTTTCACCGGGAACGAGCTCCGGAAAGAATTCTTGGCCGGATTGGTATTCTATTTTATATAAACTTTCACTGCCGGATTGATTCCTGGCCTCTAAATACTGTAACCGAACAAGCCCTTATTCAGACCATTCAGAACACCCAGGATGCTGTTCTCTGGACAAATATTTGGGGCTCACCTCTTGTCCCTGCAAGGCCTATAAGCTCTTAACAGGTCATAGGCAAATCCATCCAGTATTTCATTGGCTTTGGAAAACTGCCTGccagaacaaaagaaaaaagtcgATTGAACACCAGAGGGCTCTTACAAAGAAAGAATATGGCTTTAGAGAACTATAATTGTGTCCTTTGCAGCCATAATATTGAGGAAAGTCTTCTCCATCTTTTCCTAGCCTGTCCTTTTGCTGTTCAATGCTGGAACACGCTGAACCTGCAAGCTGGAGCTTTCGTAGACCCCTTTGGTATTTTGGACAGTTTCAGGAGACAACTTGCAGTTCCTTTTTTCCTGGAAATCTTAATCTGCATGTCTTGGGCAATTTGGTCTGTGCGCAATGACTATATCTTCAGGAACAGACCTGTATCTCTTCAGCGATGCAAGCAAATTTTCAAGGATGAGTTTGCAGGAGTTattcttcgagcaaagcaaccactttgtctcttttttttgtttcctgAATATGTTGTTGTAACCTCTAGTCTTTGGTTTTAATAAATCCCAGTAGGGGGCGACCCCTCCTGTTTTActcaaaaaaaaggaaacttAGCATCTAGAGTATGGATACAAGTTTTGTTTATTGATTTGCCTAAATGGGGGGATAACACAAATTAACACTTCAGAGTACATGTTGCATCCAAGGCTATGCTCTAAATTGATAACTATGGATTCAAATTTGCCCCAAACATCTAGCATACAATCCATTAGTCCATGTTATACAACCATAAATAAGTAGCAGCGCTTACTTCATAATGTATCAGATTGAGTATATGATCAGGACGCACATCCAAGGTTCCTTTTGACAACCAATAGACATGAGGACCTCGATCTGATTTGTAATGGAAGTCAAGGAATATTGCATCAGTTCTGCCCAATTTAATTCAATACGAATCAGGCAATGTATATATCTAAGAAGTAAGAACCCTAGGTGCTTGAAGGTTGGAACCAAAAAAAGTCATGTCAATGAGGATATGTAAAGTCCTGCTAGCCTAAGAACACAGCCCCCTGCCTCAAGGACAACATTTTCAGCTTTTAGAAGCACATCAGTACGAGGGCTCTGACCAATCGATACACAAGGAGAATCCTacacaaacagaaaaaaaaaaagataaaggtTAAATGAAATCAAGAAAGACAGAGCTAGTACTGGAAGTCTGGAAAATTGCTGCAAAGTCCAAGCAAATAGATGAACATTAAAAAGTGCAACCACCACAAAACAGCATGTTACCAGCCTGAAAAccaattttttttcttgttcaaagttcaattttttttttctatatgaATCCCTGAACGCTTCAGTTTGCAATATCAGCAGAAAATATAGTGTAATACTGCATATACTACCAACAAAATATGGAGTGGATTTTGTACCCACAAAGTTCAGGAGCAAACAAAGACTATAACTCTGCAGTTTGCACTTGTATGCTGTGTAATACAATGCTCATAGGACTAATACCTCACCGCAGAATCCATTGTCACTGCAGTCATACACAGCAGTACTCGAGGTGAATAGGAAAGAACCTTCTCCATTCCAATTCGAAGCTGCTATTCTGCACATGTCATCTGGTATAAGGATGTCTTACATGTCCTTGGAACCTAACACTAGTAGGCTTAAAGTGTAAGACAAAGCGAGGTATATTTGACTGCAAGGACACTTGAACcattcatcaatgttttcacacTTCTTATACATCAATTGGCTGAAAACGATGCTCCTTCCAGTCATTGGCATCCTGTAAGTTCCCACCATGATGTTAAGTTCAGGAGAGAGCGTAATCAGAGTCTGGTCTGCTGCCTGGGCTTAGAGGGATGACGTAGCAGGAGGTCGGCAACCAGCAGTGGCAGGTGGTGAGGAGTGGTGGTGTTAGGGTTCCTCCTTCTTCCCTTGATCTCTCGCAGGCGATATGGGTGAGAGACCGGGGCTGGAACTCGCAAGCTAGGGTTTTGGGGGACTTCCCGATCTCCCAGCTCCCTTTAACAATATTGTTTCTGCTTGAATCCAGAATAGAGTCTTTACAAATATATATATCCTCCTCTCCTCTAATAATTTATAAAATACTCCCTCAAATAATAATATTCCTAAATAATAGCAATTGACAATGGAAATTGGGGTCCTATCCCCCCTAGGCCGATCGGCCTGTGGCCCCTAGCCACTTATCCGCCGCTTGTACGTAATACCGGTCATAACATCTCTCCCTCCCTCGGcaaacagctcgtcctcgagctgcacATCAGGGTAGAGTCTTGAAGTCCTCCATGGGCTCCCAAGTCGCCTCATCCGCAGCCAGCCCGTGCCACTGCACCAGGAGTTTCCACTCACCCCGACGTAGCTGAGCACGGAGGACCTTCTCCGGGGCGGGCAGCAGGCGACCATCCTGCACAGGAGGCAGCATAGCCGGCCCAGAAGGAGGGACGCCGGTAGGAAAAGTGTAGGGCTTGAGCAGCCCTACGTGAAAGACGTCGTGGAGGCGCGCGTCGGCCGGCAGCTGCAGCCGGTAAGCCACCCGCCCAATCCGCTCCAAGATCTGGAACGGGCCGGCGTAGCGCGGGCGTAGCTTGCCCGTGGCCGGCGTAGCGAGGGCATGGGTGGGGCGGTGTAGCAGGCGGAGTAGCACCCATGCCCCCACATTGAACTCCACCTCGCGATGGTGCTGGTCGTAGAAGCGCTTGGCGTATTGCTGTGCCTGAAGAAGACGCTCCCGGACCTCTGCCAAAAATGCGTCGCGGTCGTGCAGCAGGACGTCCACTGCCTCCGTCTTGGCCGCCCCCTCCTGATGTGGGAGAAGCGGGGGTGGTGGGCAACCGTAGACCACCTCAAACGGCGATGTCTTCAAGGCGGAGTGGAACGACGTGTTGTAGCAGTACTCGGCCCACGAGAGCCAGTCGACCCATATGCGGGGGCGGTCACCAGTCGCGCACCTGAGGTACATGGCGAGCACCTTGTTGACGACCTCTGACTGGCCATCAGTCTGGGGGTGGAAGGCCGTACTGAGGCGCTGCTTCACACCTGCACATTTAAAAAGGTCGCGCCACAAATGACTGGTGAAGACTGGGTCGCGGTCGCTGACGATAGAGCTGGGGAAGCCGTGCAGACGCACGATCCCGTCGAAGAAGGCACGCGCAACTGAGGCGGCCGTGTACGGGTGACTGAGGGCGATGAAGTGAGCATATTTGGAGAAGCGATCCACCACCGTCAGGATCAC from Sorghum bicolor cultivar BTx623 chromosome 3, Sorghum_bicolor_NCBIv3, whole genome shotgun sequence encodes the following:
- the LOC8075362 gene encoding uncharacterized protein LOC8075362; the protein is MGGAARVLPRPIAHHHFHQSASLPYLHAAAPVAASSALFAPRPTPSPSVRVSRPRRHAAMSAAAADSSSSSSIGIPRDAAVSSLSPESVSNNDLLIVGPGVLGRIVAEMWKQEYPGCKVCGQTATTDHHSELTDIGIIPSLKRSVAGPKFPNVIFCAPPYRSEDYAGDLRIAASNWNGEGSFLFTSSTAVYDCSDNGFCGEDSPCVSIGQSPRTDVLLKAENVVLEAGGCVLRLAGLYKSDRGPHVYWLSKGTLDVRPDHILNLIHYEDAASLAIAIMKKRLRSRIFVGCDNEPLSRLEIMDRVNRSGKFETQFQGFTGTDGPLGKRMENSKTRAELGWQPKYPSFTEFLGLSNL